A single window of Paracoccus albus DNA harbors:
- a CDS encoding glycosyltransferase produces MKSIRHETAPARIAIVDPCSAAGYDLPDIDTGGLGGTEATVLRVASGLHTRFDITHFQSGRTKMQLSHAGLLCPLSDLDATGSFETMIVINRWKVALKLRKRYPETAIFLWLHVYPGRHNRKMGAALKEAGILVICVSHTHACQLQAFLGDEATPPLHVIYNPLDNDLRPDATPRDPNRLLFASSPHKGLAQVFAQFAALRKHRPKLTLAVADPGYLRWETGPVPEGVVFLGALPHPELVRHMRRASCLFYPQTAFAETFGLVLAEANAVGTPVLVHRGLGANEEIVSDARQWVNGDDPSEILQRIDAWRQSPPEVRGNPAFRLSEVARQWARLLRSGAAVQGKAREVQP; encoded by the coding sequence ATGAAATCGATCCGGCATGAAACCGCGCCAGCGCGGATTGCCATCGTCGACCCGTGCAGCGCGGCTGGCTACGATTTGCCCGATATCGACACCGGCGGGCTCGGCGGCACCGAGGCCACGGTACTGCGCGTTGCCAGCGGTTTGCACACCCGGTTCGACATCACCCATTTCCAGAGCGGTCGCACCAAAATGCAGCTTTCGCACGCCGGTCTGCTCTGCCCGCTGTCCGATCTGGACGCGACCGGCAGCTTCGAGACCATGATTGTGATCAACCGCTGGAAAGTCGCGCTGAAGCTGCGCAAGCGATATCCCGAAACAGCCATCTTCCTGTGGCTGCATGTCTATCCGGGTCGCCACAACCGCAAGATGGGCGCGGCCCTGAAAGAGGCGGGTATTCTCGTCATCTGCGTATCGCACACCCATGCCTGCCAGTTGCAGGCGTTTCTGGGCGACGAAGCCACACCGCCGCTCCACGTGATCTACAACCCGCTAGACAACGATCTGCGGCCTGACGCGACGCCGCGCGACCCCAACCGGCTGCTTTTTGCCAGCTCTCCGCATAAAGGGCTGGCGCAGGTCTTCGCGCAATTTGCGGCGCTGCGTAAACACCGTCCGAAGCTAACTCTCGCGGTCGCCGATCCGGGCTATCTACGATGGGAGACCGGCCCGGTGCCGGAGGGTGTCGTCTTCCTCGGCGCGCTACCCCACCCGGAGCTGGTCCGCCACATGCGCCGCGCCTCGTGCTTGTTCTATCCCCAAACCGCTTTTGCCGAGACCTTCGGCTTGGTGCTGGCCGAGGCGAATGCGGTCGGAACCCCGGTCCTCGTGCATCGGGGTCTCGGCGCCAATGAGGAGATCGTCTCGGATGCGCGGCAATGGGTGAATGGCGACGACCCGAGCGAGATTTTACAGCGCATTGACGCATGGCGTCAGTCGCCGCCGGAGGTGAGAGGTAATCCGGCTTTCCGCCTTAGCGAAGTTGCCCGGCAGTGGGCGCGGCTTCTGCGGTCTGGGGCAGCCGTTCAGGGCAAGGCTCGTGAGGTGCAGCCATGA
- a CDS encoding Crp/Fnr family transcriptional regulator, producing MPEASSCLVTKLSHYMPLSDLDKERLARLEKSQRTFPAGQEIYQGGEENRNLYVVKHGWAFSYTDLPDGRRQIVKIHHPGDIIGFPDVALKHATTTLRTVENVWLCPFPKSSLDEILRKSPRLSALLISIALRDHVVLIDVLRAMGRMSAQERISYMLLDLLARLRITNRRMTDTFRLPMTQSQIADYLGLTNVYISKTFLRLEREGFIQRDQDQVRILKESEMIELTDFHDRYAEMDTSWFPQD from the coding sequence GTGCCCGAAGCATCCAGTTGCCTGGTTACCAAACTTTCTCACTACATGCCGCTGTCCGATCTGGACAAAGAGCGGCTTGCGAGGCTGGAAAAGTCCCAGCGCACTTTCCCTGCGGGACAGGAGATATATCAGGGGGGTGAAGAGAATAGGAACCTCTATGTGGTCAAGCACGGCTGGGCTTTCAGCTATACGGATCTGCCCGATGGTCGGCGCCAAATTGTCAAGATTCATCATCCGGGTGATATCATAGGGTTTCCGGATGTCGCTCTGAAACACGCGACGACAACCCTGCGCACGGTGGAGAACGTGTGGCTGTGCCCGTTCCCGAAATCCTCTCTCGACGAAATTCTGAGGAAATCGCCACGGCTTTCCGCGTTGCTCATCTCGATCGCGCTGAGAGACCATGTGGTGCTGATCGACGTGCTGCGCGCCATGGGCCGGATGAGTGCGCAAGAACGGATCAGCTACATGCTGCTCGACCTGCTGGCGCGCCTGCGGATCACCAACCGCAGAATGACCGATACCTTTCGCCTGCCAATGACCCAGAGCCAGATCGCAGACTATCTGGGGCTGACCAACGTCTATATCAGCAAGACTTTCCTCCGCCTTGAGCGCGAAGGTTTCATCCAGCGCGATCAGGATCAGGTTCGCATCCTGAAAGAGAGCGAGATGATCGAGCTTACCGATTTCCATGATCGCTATGCCGAGATGGACACATCCTGGTTTCCACAGGACTGA
- the tnpB gene encoding IS66 family insertion sequence element accessory protein TnpB (TnpB, as the term is used for proteins encoded by IS66 family insertion elements, is considered an accessory protein, since TnpC, encoded by a neighboring gene, is a DDE family transposase.), with translation MMFPSNRVRVLVSTQPVDFRKGHDGLAALVSSVLRKDPFTGTVFVFRSRRADRLKLLYWDGTGLVMAYKRLEDASFTWPAIKDGMMALNHAQFEALLSGLDWRRVKALETRPPAAAE, from the coding sequence ATGATGTTTCCCTCCAATCGTGTGCGGGTTCTGGTCTCGACACAGCCCGTCGACTTCAGGAAGGGCCATGATGGTTTGGCGGCACTGGTGTCATCGGTGCTGCGCAAGGATCCGTTTACCGGCACGGTCTTTGTGTTCCGCTCGCGCCGGGCGGACAGGTTGAAGCTCTTGTATTGGGACGGCACGGGTCTGGTGATGGCCTATAAGCGGCTGGAGGATGCGAGTTTTACCTGGCCCGCCATCAAGGACGGGATGATGGCGCTGAACCATGCCCAGTTCGAGGCGCTGCTTTCCGGTCTGGACTGGCGCCGCGTCAAAGCGCTGGAAACCCGTCCACCGGCTGCGGCAGAGTGA
- a CDS encoding glycosyltransferase family 2 protein, which translates to MELRLFIALSVLVLAAAIPVIGAAICGATIAVQVALLALRPLGACLSVHPSPVPRDPATPWFSVHIATHCEPPRIVIATLRALLDQQWPTEGYEIIVMDNNTANPALWKPVERFCATHSGRIRFLHRTGVKGAKAGALNIALAHTDTRTTHIVTVDADYVVAPDFLGRAAVVLQRTGADYVQFPQSYMGTALVAPGVDAELEEYFRTNAASADDAEAVLLTGTLCVISRAALVAAGGWSGAATTEDAELGVRLCNAGFSGRFINQVVGKGLLPLSLCDLEKQRYRWCSGNVQTLMRHAAIVFGLAGSLTLAKRIAILSQLTAWVNLALVPSLLLMAWLLTGQDHTAPATLAGVAIVLSLCDIIIRVLARGWRDRLAPGIALRALACRIALAPQSAKATFDALTGCRLKFIVTDKTGSRTPAVSALSPCTLLIFIIGVLLLAIAQPPDPIVLTALTALMLPLPAAVLTGNSLRAYRDAVKAQTQEAMA; encoded by the coding sequence GTGGAGCTACGGCTTTTCATAGCTTTGAGCGTGCTTGTCCTTGCGGCAGCGATTCCCGTAATCGGCGCCGCGATCTGCGGTGCCACCATTGCAGTTCAGGTCGCCCTCCTGGCGCTTCGGCCATTAGGCGCCTGTCTGTCCGTTCATCCCTCTCCTGTGCCGCGGGATCCTGCCACTCCCTGGTTTTCGGTTCACATCGCCACCCATTGCGAACCGCCCCGCATTGTTATCGCCACGCTGCGCGCCCTGCTGGATCAGCAGTGGCCGACAGAAGGTTACGAAATCATCGTGATGGACAACAACACCGCCAATCCCGCGCTTTGGAAGCCCGTAGAACGGTTCTGTGCCACCCATTCCGGGCGAATCAGGTTCCTGCACCGAACCGGCGTGAAGGGTGCCAAGGCCGGGGCGCTTAACATTGCGCTTGCGCATACTGACACGCGCACCACCCATATCGTGACCGTGGATGCCGACTACGTTGTCGCGCCCGATTTCCTGGGGCGCGCTGCCGTCGTCCTGCAGCGGACTGGCGCAGATTACGTCCAGTTTCCTCAATCCTACATGGGCACCGCTCTCGTAGCGCCGGGCGTGGATGCCGAGCTTGAGGAATATTTCCGTACCAACGCCGCCAGTGCCGACGACGCCGAGGCTGTGCTTTTGACCGGCACGCTTTGCGTGATCTCGCGTGCGGCCCTTGTTGCCGCGGGCGGATGGTCAGGCGCGGCCACAACAGAGGATGCGGAACTGGGCGTGCGGCTTTGCAATGCTGGCTTCTCGGGCCGCTTCATCAATCAGGTGGTCGGCAAGGGCCTGCTGCCGCTCTCGCTGTGCGACCTCGAAAAACAGCGTTATCGCTGGTGCAGTGGCAATGTTCAGACGCTGATGCGCCATGCCGCTATCGTCTTCGGCCTTGCCGGTTCGCTTACGCTGGCCAAGCGGATCGCGATCTTGTCCCAGCTGACCGCATGGGTCAACCTGGCGTTGGTACCGTCCCTACTCCTGATGGCGTGGCTGCTGACCGGACAGGACCACACGGCTCCCGCGACGCTGGCAGGCGTTGCCATCGTCCTGAGCCTTTGTGACATCATCATCCGCGTTTTAGCGCGGGGCTGGCGGGACCGGTTGGCTCCGGGGATCGCGTTACGCGCCCTTGCCTGCCGCATTGCCTTGGCCCCACAATCGGCGAAGGCGACGTTTGATGCACTGACCGGCTGTCGGCTGAAATTCATCGTGACTGACAAGACCGGCAGCAGAACCCCTGCTGTGAGCGCGCTGTCTCCCTGCACACTGCTGATCTTCATCATCGGCGTTCTGTTGCTTGCTATCGCGCAACCGCCGGATCCGATCGTGCTTACCGCGCTTACGGCACTGATGCTGCCGCTTCCGGCAGCAGTTCTCACCGGCAACAGCTTGCGCGCTTATCGCGACGCTGTGAAGGCGCAAACACAAGAGGCTATGGCATGA
- a CDS encoding acyl-CoA dehydrogenase — protein MTDGLRAAADAEECGERPVSRSIALLSNAGLLGDDGSADPICTARALMQVGAANLSVGRLWEGHVNALRLIHLYGSAALKLNVDALIAEGAVLGVWGADGPVPVTLDASGTRLQGAKRFTSGLGTVSHALVSVGGDVGVRLALVDVRDPDRADTSCWNMQGMRASASGNYDFSGLKVQDWIGGPDDYLKEPNFVGGVWRIAALQAGAAIGLLDQAATDLRAMDRMQTEAQQARLMTVLTRAWAGAALAERAAQASVDCSLEAEQIVATSIAARLFTEEVGLDAIRASEQSIGLRHFESGAETGRMARDLAVYMRQAARDAFLQRTARQALGQDDRAWGVFG, from the coding sequence GTGACGGATGGTCTGCGGGCCGCAGCTGACGCCGAGGAGTGCGGCGAGCGCCCTGTTTCCCGTTCGATCGCGCTGCTGAGTAATGCCGGCCTGCTCGGCGATGACGGCAGCGCCGACCCTATCTGCACCGCGCGGGCGCTGATGCAGGTCGGAGCTGCGAACCTCAGTGTTGGCCGGCTCTGGGAGGGGCATGTGAATGCACTTCGGCTGATCCATCTTTACGGGTCAGCCGCATTGAAGCTCAATGTGGACGCCCTGATCGCCGAGGGCGCCGTGCTCGGCGTTTGGGGTGCGGACGGGCCTGTGCCCGTCACACTAGACGCCAGCGGCACGCGGCTGCAGGGGGCCAAGCGTTTTACCTCAGGCCTTGGCACGGTCAGCCATGCGCTCGTGAGCGTGGGCGGCGATGTCGGCGTTCGGCTGGCGCTGGTCGATGTGCGTGACCCCGACCGTGCCGACACCTCTTGCTGGAACATGCAAGGAATGCGGGCGTCAGCCTCGGGCAATTACGATTTTTCCGGGCTGAAAGTGCAGGACTGGATCGGCGGCCCAGACGATTACCTGAAGGAGCCGAATTTTGTGGGCGGTGTCTGGCGAATTGCTGCGTTGCAGGCGGGGGCAGCCATCGGTTTGCTGGACCAGGCCGCGACCGATCTGCGCGCCATGGACCGGATGCAGACCGAGGCGCAGCAGGCGCGCCTGATGACCGTGTTGACCCGGGCTTGGGCCGGCGCCGCGCTGGCAGAACGCGCCGCGCAGGCCTCGGTTGATTGCTCTCTCGAGGCTGAGCAGATTGTCGCCACCTCCATCGCGGCGCGGCTCTTTACTGAAGAAGTTGGGCTTGATGCCATCCGCGCGAGCGAGCAGTCGATCGGGCTGCGCCATTTCGAGTCCGGTGCCGAAACTGGACGCATGGCCCGCGACCTTGCGGTCTATATGCGTCAGGCCGCGCGCGACGCCTTTCTGCAACGGACAGCCCGGCAGGCGTTGGGGCAGGACGATCGGGCATGGGGGGTCTTCGGATGA
- a CDS encoding glycosyltransferase family 2 protein, whose product MKSNPLAPLVDIIIPTYNRAHLIDSAIRAALDQSWWNIRVTVIDDASTDVTAEAVAPYLEHQKFNYVRLARNVGTAQAKNVGLLLTDGDAVTFHDSDDIPHRDKVLHQVRVLTAQDVRANECLNWRLAGKQGGQKLEVSAVLTHHELILPDGRRVEIRRDLSLLDDVFPNLQMGSQVPGEWTHINSGLFRTDVFRRLGGFADCIEEDREFRNRLILEGEVIWIVPELLLTKIETPDSLTQSAASDYDSARRRMDRANVWAKVEAWRAGRRVNPVPVDIPNLEIAQISRLACLNLRDIPMTEATAAWVTNIFSGPAEQVAMQ is encoded by the coding sequence ATGAAATCCAATCCGCTCGCCCCACTCGTCGACATCATAATTCCCACCTACAACCGCGCGCATCTAATCGACAGCGCCATCCGCGCCGCGCTGGATCAAAGCTGGTGGAACATCCGTGTAACGGTGATTGACGATGCCAGCACGGATGTCACCGCGGAGGCGGTGGCGCCCTACCTTGAGCATCAGAAGTTCAACTACGTCCGGCTCGCGCGAAACGTCGGCACGGCACAAGCCAAGAACGTAGGCCTGTTGTTGACCGACGGCGATGCGGTCACCTTCCACGATTCAGATGACATCCCGCATCGCGACAAGGTGCTGCACCAGGTTCGCGTGCTGACCGCGCAGGACGTGCGCGCCAACGAATGCCTGAACTGGCGTCTTGCGGGCAAGCAGGGTGGCCAAAAGCTGGAGGTGAGTGCCGTCCTGACCCATCATGAACTGATCCTGCCAGACGGTCGGCGGGTTGAGATCCGGCGCGACCTGTCGCTGCTCGATGATGTGTTCCCGAACCTCCAGATGGGTTCGCAGGTCCCAGGCGAATGGACGCATATCAATTCGGGCCTCTTTCGCACCGACGTGTTCCGGCGCCTTGGCGGTTTCGCGGATTGCATCGAGGAGGACCGCGAGTTTCGCAACCGATTGATTCTCGAAGGTGAGGTCATCTGGATTGTGCCGGAACTGCTCCTGACGAAGATCGAGACGCCCGACAGCCTGACACAGTCCGCGGCATCCGATTATGACAGCGCGCGCCGCCGGATGGACCGGGCAAATGTCTGGGCAAAGGTCGAGGCATGGCGGGCCGGCAGAAGGGTCAACCCCGTGCCGGTGGATATCCCTAACCTTGAGATTGCGCAGATCAGTCGCCTCGCTTGCCTAAACCTCCGCGACATCCCGATGACAGAGGCGACGGCAGCGTGGGTTACAAACATTTTCTCCGGCCCTGCGGAACAGGTGGCAATGCAATGA
- a CDS encoding type 1 glutamine amidotransferase domain-containing protein, whose product MTDIKDAKIAILSTNGFEQSELFEPKRQLEEAGATITVISPESGSIRGWDEDDWGQSIDVDLALDDARVEDFDALVLPGGQINPDILRTNEKAVAFVRDFFNSGKTLAAICHAPWLLVEAGVIEGRNVTSYTSIQTDVKNAGGKWEDSEVVTDQGLITSRNPGDLDAFCGKIIEEVKEGRHERSST is encoded by the coding sequence ATGACCGACATCAAAGACGCAAAAATTGCAATTCTGTCCACCAATGGGTTCGAGCAGTCAGAACTGTTCGAACCGAAACGGCAGCTGGAAGAGGCGGGCGCGACGATCACCGTAATTTCCCCCGAAAGCGGCTCCATCAGGGGATGGGACGAAGATGACTGGGGCCAAAGCATCGACGTCGATCTTGCCCTCGACGATGCGCGGGTCGAGGATTTCGACGCGCTTGTGCTGCCCGGCGGACAGATTAACCCCGACATCCTGCGCACCAATGAGAAGGCCGTTGCCTTCGTGCGCGACTTTTTCAACAGCGGCAAGACGCTGGCCGCGATTTGCCATGCGCCCTGGCTGCTGGTCGAGGCGGGTGTGATCGAGGGTCGCAATGTTACCTCCTACACGTCGATCCAAACCGATGTGAAAAACGCGGGCGGCAAGTGGGAAGACAGCGAGGTCGTCACCGATCAGGGGCTCATCACGTCGCGCAATCCCGGCGATCTCGATGCCTTTTGTGGCAAGATCATCGAGGAAGTGAAAGAGGGCCGTCATGAGCGCAGTTCCACCTGA
- a CDS encoding MgtC/SapB family protein has translation MIDFSEFIMRVLFAGGGGLVVGLDREIKGKPLGAGTYVLVAIGSAALMVVTLNFALSGVAEDEAMTVDPTRFIQGIVGGIGFLGAGAIMSPGDNGRLKGIRSGAAIWAVGSIGIACGLGYLKEAAFITALIFVVLNIFDWLHIRGQE, from the coding sequence ATGATTGATTTCAGCGAATTCATTATGCGCGTCCTCTTCGCGGGAGGGGGCGGGCTGGTCGTCGGCCTGGACCGTGAGATCAAGGGAAAACCACTCGGGGCCGGGACCTACGTGCTTGTCGCGATCGGCTCGGCCGCGCTGATGGTCGTCACGCTGAACTTCGCGCTGAGCGGAGTGGCGGAGGATGAGGCCATGACCGTCGATCCGACCCGCTTCATACAGGGTATCGTGGGCGGTATCGGTTTCCTTGGTGCCGGCGCGATCATGTCGCCGGGCGATAACGGTCGCCTCAAGGGCATCCGCAGCGGAGCCGCCATCTGGGCTGTGGGCTCGATCGGAATTGCCTGCGGTCTCGGCTATCTTAAAGAAGCGGCTTTCATCACGGCGTTGATTTTCGTGGTTCTCAACATCTTCGATTGGCTGCATATTCGAGGTCAGGAATAG
- a CDS encoding PIG-L deacetylase family protein, with protein MGGLRMNVADHPDQAVFEGREKFVVLAPHPDDESLACGALLARAFAGAGAHVICLTNGSASHPGSRAWPPERLGVLRCAELTRAIECLGGTARNLTWMGLPDAALYRVDPQDVTARLEKTIARTGARHVFVPAREDHHEDHQATAAFATALRTKRPDWIFHSYPVWSRWDDPDFANSIAPYAPIFLAPEEHEARKRTAIAAHRSQLGQVVADDPLGFVLPSGFIERFASEDEIFWRMP; from the coding sequence ATGGGGGGTCTTCGGATGAATGTCGCCGACCATCCTGACCAAGCCGTGTTCGAAGGCCGCGAGAAATTCGTAGTGCTGGCACCGCACCCCGACGATGAATCGCTGGCCTGTGGGGCGCTGCTGGCGCGCGCCTTTGCGGGTGCGGGTGCGCATGTAATATGCCTGACGAATGGCAGCGCCAGCCATCCCGGGTCTCGCGCGTGGCCCCCTGAGCGGCTAGGCGTTCTTCGTTGCGCCGAGCTTACTCGCGCCATCGAATGCCTCGGCGGCACAGCGCGCAACCTGACTTGGATGGGCTTGCCCGACGCGGCTCTTTATCGCGTCGATCCGCAGGACGTCACGGCACGACTTGAAAAGACAATCGCACGGACAGGCGCAAGGCATGTCTTCGTGCCAGCGCGTGAAGATCACCATGAGGATCATCAGGCTACCGCTGCCTTCGCGACAGCGCTTCGCACGAAGAGGCCTGATTGGATATTTCATAGCTATCCTGTTTGGTCCAGATGGGACGACCCGGATTTTGCAAACAGCATCGCACCCTATGCGCCGATCTTCTTGGCGCCGGAGGAGCATGAGGCGCGCAAGCGCACCGCCATCGCCGCACACCGTTCCCAGCTGGGTCAGGTGGTCGCGGACGATCCTTTGGGCTTCGTGCTTCCGTCGGGTTTCATCGAACGCTTCGCCAGCGAAGACGAGATCTTCTGGAGGATGCCGTGA
- the tnpC gene encoding IS66 family transposase, which translates to MQTAAILDLSAIPSAQRAAVQALLEEVAALKDITRRQEHLIAELNRALHGKRSEKPSEDERQLAFEDLSIALAEVEAEKEIRAPKAGGGTTKSAPKRTIGNLPAALPRIEEVIEPDSLICPCGCGVMHRIGEDRSERLDIVPAQLRVIVTVRPKYACRTCTDGVTQAPAPSHLIAGGLPTEGAIAHVLISKYADHLPLYRQSQILARAGLDLHRAVLADWVGKAAFHLKPVVDRLAENLKRSGKLFMDETTAPVLDPGRGATKTGYLWALARDNRSWGGEDPPGVVYFYAPGRAGECAETFLTGFDGILQVDGDTGYNRLTKPSRKGGAPIRVAHCWAHARRKLKEVFDRDGSAIAAEGLRRIAEFYAVEADIRGVSSGQRLSARQARTAPLVATFGDWLQAQRRKTSAKSRLGEKLAYIHNHWDGLQTFLTDGRVEIDSNRVENLIRPIALNRKNALFAGHDEGGIAWGRIASLIETCKINRIEPFAYLKATLTAIANGHPQSRIDDLLPWNFKPSS; encoded by the coding sequence ATGCAGACCGCAGCAATCCTTGATCTTTCCGCCATCCCGTCCGCGCAACGCGCGGCGGTGCAAGCGCTGTTGGAAGAGGTCGCGGCGCTCAAGGATATCACCCGGCGGCAAGAGCATCTGATCGCCGAATTGAACCGGGCCTTGCATGGCAAGCGTTCGGAAAAGCCGTCCGAGGACGAGCGGCAGCTCGCGTTCGAGGATCTGTCCATCGCGCTGGCCGAGGTTGAGGCGGAAAAGGAAATCCGTGCCCCCAAAGCAGGGGGCGGGACGACCAAGTCCGCGCCCAAGCGCACCATTGGCAATCTGCCTGCCGCCCTTCCGCGCATTGAAGAGGTAATCGAGCCTGACAGCCTGATCTGCCCCTGCGGCTGCGGTGTCATGCATCGGATCGGTGAAGACCGCAGTGAGCGTCTGGACATCGTGCCGGCCCAGTTGCGCGTCATCGTCACCGTGCGCCCGAAATATGCCTGTCGGACCTGCACCGACGGCGTGACGCAGGCCCCGGCACCCTCACATCTGATCGCGGGCGGGCTACCAACCGAAGGTGCCATCGCTCATGTCCTGATCAGCAAATATGCCGATCACCTGCCACTGTATCGCCAGAGCCAGATCCTGGCGCGGGCGGGGCTTGATCTGCACCGTGCCGTGCTGGCCGATTGGGTCGGCAAGGCTGCATTCCATCTGAAGCCCGTCGTCGACCGGTTGGCCGAGAATCTGAAGCGATCCGGCAAGCTGTTCATGGATGAAACCACCGCCCCGGTGCTGGATCCGGGGCGCGGAGCAACAAAAACCGGATATCTCTGGGCACTCGCCCGCGATAACCGATCCTGGGGCGGCGAGGACCCGCCCGGCGTGGTCTACTTCTACGCCCCCGGCCGCGCGGGCGAATGTGCTGAAACCTTCCTGACCGGCTTCGACGGCATTCTGCAGGTCGACGGCGATACCGGCTACAATCGACTGACCAAACCCTCGCGCAAGGGCGGCGCGCCCATTCGCGTGGCGCATTGCTGGGCGCATGCGCGCCGCAAACTGAAGGAGGTCTTCGACCGCGACGGATCAGCGATCGCCGCCGAGGGCCTGCGCCGCATTGCCGAATTCTATGCCGTCGAGGCCGATATCCGCGGCGTCTCCTCCGGCCAGCGCCTCTCAGCCCGCCAAGCCCGCACCGCGCCGCTGGTGGCCACCTTCGGCGACTGGCTGCAGGCGCAGCGCCGCAAGACCTCCGCCAAATCCCGCTTGGGCGAAAAACTGGCCTATATCCATAACCACTGGGACGGGCTGCAAACCTTCCTGACCGATGGCCGTGTCGAGATCGACTCCAACAGGGTCGAGAACCTGATCCGTCCCATTGCCCTCAATCGCAAGAATGCCCTCTTCGCCGGCCACGACGAAGGCGGCATCGCCTGGGGCCGCATTGCCTCGCTGATCGAGACCTGCAAGATCAATCGCATCGAGCCCTTCGCTTATCTCAAGGCAACCCTGACAGCCATCGCCAACGGCCACCCGCAAAGCCGCATCGACGACCTGCTGCCATGGAACTTCAAACCGTCAAGCTAA
- the tnpA gene encoding IS66-like element accessory protein TnpA gives MATTLEFLRDYGVDIRPNGQRRWPDEIKARIVAESLNPGATVNAVAARYGLRANHLSEWRSRARDGRLVLPADEDDGLCFAPIVLPDRGLSAPVPVLSGPSGKSEALDTGAIEIAVGQMTIRLDSATPAARIAEIMLAIGLRS, from the coding sequence ATGGCGACTACGTTGGAGTTTCTCAGGGACTATGGGGTAGACATCCGACCGAACGGGCAGCGGCGCTGGCCGGATGAGATCAAGGCGCGGATCGTGGCCGAGAGCTTGAATCCGGGGGCGACGGTTAACGCGGTCGCGGCGCGATATGGGCTTCGGGCGAACCATCTGTCGGAATGGCGCAGTCGGGCGCGGGATGGCCGCTTGGTTTTGCCTGCAGACGAGGATGACGGCCTTTGTTTTGCGCCGATCGTGCTGCCTGACCGGGGCCTTTCCGCCCCTGTTCCGGTTCTTTCAGGTCCGTCGGGCAAGTCCGAAGCGCTAGATACTGGAGCCATCGAGATTGCTGTAGGCCAGATGACCATCCGGCTGGATAGCGCCACGCCTGCCGCACGCATTGCCGAGATCATGTTGGCGATCGGATTGCGGTCATGA
- a CDS encoding SAM-dependent methyltransferase, translated as MGVGLEHLNALYADNADPWNFAESNYEQDKFTATRAALSRPRYEGAFELGCGNGQLARRLAPLCDTYTGMDAVEVAVETARRTLPQACFLQGFYPCALPKYAFDLLILSEILYFLDPSALKTLARDIATFWSRAEVICVTYLGQTGHGLQGQEALQIFTAALDTHAFEAVTRTEGYRIDRGVPEDAS; from the coding sequence ATGGGCGTAGGCCTGGAACATCTGAACGCGCTTTATGCCGATAATGCGGACCCGTGGAATTTCGCGGAGAGCAATTACGAACAGGACAAGTTCACCGCGACCCGCGCAGCGCTGTCGCGTCCGCGCTATGAGGGTGCTTTTGAGCTGGGCTGCGGGAATGGCCAGCTTGCGCGTCGCCTCGCGCCGCTTTGCGACACTTATACCGGCATGGACGCCGTGGAAGTCGCCGTGGAGACCGCTCGGCGCACACTTCCACAGGCGTGTTTCCTACAAGGCTTCTACCCCTGCGCCTTGCCGAAATACGCCTTCGACCTGCTGATCCTGTCCGAGATTTTATACTTCCTTGACCCCAGTGCTTTAAAAACCCTTGCCCGCGACATCGCCACGTTCTGGTCCCGGGCCGAGGTGATCTGCGTGACCTACTTGGGTCAGACCGGCCACGGGCTGCAGGGACAGGAGGCGCTGCAGATCTTCACCGCCGCGCTCGACACACATGCGTTCGAAGCAGTCACACGGACCGAAGGGTATCGCATCGACCGCGGAGTGCCGGAGGATGCGTCATGA